The Astyanax mexicanus isolate ESR-SI-001 chromosome 7, AstMex3_surface, whole genome shotgun sequence genome has a window encoding:
- the sncga gene encoding synuclein, gamma a isoform X2 — MDVLKKGFSIAKEGVVAAAEKTKAGVEEAAAKTKEGVMYVGTKTKENVVSSVNTAAQKSTEQANLVGETAVAGANQISEKTVEGLESVVASTGLVNPEEKLNTEVLA, encoded by the exons ATGGACGTTCTGAAGAAGGGATTCTCCATCGCTAAGGAGGGAGTGGTGGCAGCAGCCGAGAAGACCAAGGCTGGGGTGGAGGAGGCCGCTGCCAAAACCAAAGAAGGGGTCATGTATGTGG GTACAAAGACAAAGGAGAATGTGGTTTCAAGTGTGAACACAG CTGCCCAGAAGTCGACTGAGCAGGCGAATCTTGTGGGAGAAACAGCAGTAGCCGGAGCCAATCAGATATCGGAGAAGACCGTGGAGGGTCTGGAGAGTGTGGTAGCATCTACTGGACTGGTAAACCCG GAGGAAAAGCTGAACACTGAGGTGCTAGCATAA